Proteins encoded together in one Salarchaeum sp. JOR-1 window:
- a CDS encoding SPW repeat protein, translating into MTLRYARLVTYIAAAITVLGAWLAASPFVLTTPENATENALFGLVVAGLGAFYLVQLTRDPEAKLSSLWLLVVVAGIVLTGAMLVQPHGTLFFWSTAVVAVLVIALVAVVAVWGSRFGPDGETETTIYGGS; encoded by the coding sequence GTGACCCTTCGGTACGCGCGCCTCGTCACGTACATCGCGGCGGCCATCACGGTTCTCGGGGCCTGGCTCGCCGCGTCGCCGTTCGTCCTCACGACTCCCGAGAACGCCACCGAAAACGCCCTGTTCGGCCTCGTCGTCGCTGGTCTCGGGGCGTTCTACCTCGTCCAGCTCACCCGCGACCCGGAGGCGAAACTCTCATCGCTCTGGCTCCTCGTCGTCGTCGCCGGCATCGTGCTCACGGGCGCGATGCTCGTCCAGCCGCACGGCACGCTGTTCTTCTGGAGCACGGCCGTCGTCGCCGTCCTCGTCATCGCGCTCGTCGCCGTCGTCGCCGTCTGGGGGTCGCGATTCGGCCCCGACGGTGAAACAGAGACGACGATTTATGGGGGTTCGTGA
- a CDS encoding CPBP family intramembrane glutamic endopeptidase, whose translation MSSSATAAFLGVGVFLAFAVVALSRAPPPDATDTAALSAGALYANVALTHGTLLVVVAGAAWLFGVPLTLLGVGTRPLSEAVFVGVLAGLLLAVGNVAAARAADALGVPYSDALTDLLTPDSAGGWVALLGGVLPLVALAEELLFRAALVGALAGFDTPVVVAVAFSSVLFGLAHGAQGVAGVVVAGSLGVALAAVFVATNSLAAVVVAHAVVNAVELVGHATRGD comes from the coding sequence ATGAGTAGTTCCGCGACTGCGGCGTTCCTCGGCGTGGGCGTCTTCCTCGCGTTCGCGGTGGTCGCTCTGTCGCGCGCGCCGCCGCCGGACGCCACGGACACGGCGGCGTTGTCCGCGGGCGCGCTGTACGCGAACGTCGCGCTCACGCACGGCACGCTCCTCGTCGTCGTCGCCGGGGCGGCGTGGCTGTTCGGGGTTCCGCTCACGCTGCTCGGCGTCGGCACGCGTCCGCTCTCCGAGGCGGTGTTCGTCGGCGTGCTCGCGGGACTCCTGCTCGCGGTCGGGAACGTCGCGGCCGCGCGGGCTGCGGACGCCCTCGGCGTTCCCTACTCGGACGCGCTCACAGACCTCCTCACACCGGACTCCGCGGGGGGCTGGGTGGCGTTGCTCGGCGGCGTGCTACCGCTGGTCGCGCTCGCTGAGGAACTGCTCTTCCGCGCCGCCTTGGTCGGCGCGCTCGCCGGCTTCGACACGCCCGTCGTCGTCGCCGTCGCGTTCTCCAGCGTCCTGTTCGGCCTCGCGCACGGCGCACAGGGCGTCGCCGGCGTCGTCGTCGCCGGGTCGCTCGGCGTCGCGCTCGCCGCCGTCTTCGTCGCCACGAACAGCCTCGCCGCTGTCGTTGTCGCACACGCGGTCGTGAACGCCGTCGAACTCGTCGGCCACGCGACCCGAGGGGATTAA
- a CDS encoding Duffy blood group has protein sequence MATSGSRAPADVPNRYDGLAGVVALSILAWAFLYAIQPIFGLFLTVAFGTAYAAGRLDTLEHAVVVAGLWGVVLAAFWVLGTYLGVGVAAVLAVLGYGRWHGVW, from the coding sequence ATGGCTACGTCGGGCTCACGTGCGCCCGCCGATGTTCCGAACCGCTACGACGGACTCGCGGGGGTTGTCGCGCTCTCCATCCTCGCGTGGGCGTTCCTGTACGCAATTCAGCCGATATTCGGCCTGTTCCTGACGGTGGCCTTCGGCACAGCGTACGCGGCTGGCCGTCTCGACACCCTCGAACATGCTGTTGTCGTTGCTGGCCTCTGGGGAGTCGTCCTTGCGGCGTTCTGGGTTCTCGGGACGTACCTCGGCGTCGGTGTCGCCGCCGTTCTCGCCGTCCTTGGCTACGGTCGCTGGCACGGCGTGTGGTGA
- a CDS encoding nicotinamide-nucleotide adenylyltransferase, translating into MTRGFYIGRFQPYHEGHHRVVEAISDEVDELVVGVGSGDKSHSTRNPFTAGERVMMITKALVDVDVVTYVVPIEDINRNAVWVSHVQSMTPKFDVAYSNNPLVIRLFGEAGVDVRQSPMFERDVLEGTEIRNRMIHDEDWRELVPDPVAGVIDEIDGIERIRQVSDTDAG; encoded by the coding sequence ATGACGCGCGGGTTCTACATCGGCCGGTTCCAGCCGTACCACGAGGGCCACCATCGCGTCGTCGAAGCCATCTCCGACGAAGTCGACGAACTCGTCGTCGGCGTCGGAAGCGGCGACAAATCCCACAGCACGCGCAACCCGTTCACGGCGGGCGAACGCGTGATGATGATAACGAAAGCGCTCGTCGACGTGGACGTCGTCACCTACGTCGTCCCCATCGAGGACATCAACCGGAACGCCGTCTGGGTGAGCCACGTCCAGTCGATGACCCCGAAGTTCGACGTGGCGTACTCCAACAACCCCCTCGTCATCCGCCTGTTCGGCGAGGCCGGCGTCGACGTCCGCCAGTCCCCGATGTTCGAACGCGACGTGCTGGAGGGAACCGAAATCCGCAACCGCATGATTCACGACGAGGACTGGCGCGAACTCGTCCCCGACCCCGTCGCCGGCGTCATCGACGAAATCGACGGCATCGAACGCATCCGCCAGGTCAGCGACACCGACGCCGGATAG
- a CDS encoding trimeric intracellular cation channel family protein, which yields MNVFDVMNAVGLVAFAIVGSLKASDADLDILGIAVLGFLTALGGGITRDVLVGRTPAAFSGSGDVMWAFVGVLLALALAVVVDERGLLDSPALLVPDAVGLAAFAAMGALVGASAGVSSFGVVVLATLTGVGGGTISDVLLDRVPFVLTEDFYASCALIGGVVFVLAVDAGVGRRTAALACAGVVFGLRVVAVHREWRLPQL from the coding sequence ATGAACGTCTTCGACGTGATGAACGCGGTCGGGTTGGTCGCGTTCGCCATCGTGGGGTCGCTGAAGGCGAGCGACGCTGATCTCGACATTCTCGGCATCGCCGTACTTGGGTTTCTGACTGCTCTCGGCGGCGGTATCACCCGGGACGTGCTGGTGGGGCGGACGCCCGCGGCGTTCTCCGGGAGCGGGGACGTGATGTGGGCGTTCGTCGGCGTGTTGTTAGCGCTCGCACTGGCGGTCGTCGTGGACGAACGCGGCCTGCTCGACAGTCCCGCACTGCTGGTGCCGGACGCAGTGGGGTTGGCGGCGTTCGCGGCGATGGGCGCGCTCGTCGGCGCTTCGGCGGGCGTTTCCTCGTTCGGCGTGGTGGTGCTCGCGACGTTGACGGGCGTCGGCGGCGGCACCATCAGCGACGTGCTGCTCGACCGCGTGCCGTTCGTCCTCACGGAGGACTTCTACGCGTCCTGCGCGCTCATCGGTGGCGTCGTGTTCGTCCTCGCCGTGGACGCAGGCGTCGGGCGGCGGACGGCCGCGCTCGCCTGTGCGGGCGTCGTGTTCGGTCTGCGCGTCGTCGCGGTTCACCGCGAGTGGCGGCTCCCACAGCTTTGA
- the lonB gene encoding ATP-dependent protease LonB — MSNEPPTDSPPENEYGSHGNEPDEPADPIGDLEDLGSEVDVEGDVEIDEDAAEDDLLGGLKVDDTSDIKVPDRLVDQVIGQEDARDIVLRAAKQHRHVMMIGSPGTGKSMLAKAMSQLLPKENLQDILVYHNPDDSNEPKIRTVPAGKGEQIVDAHREESRKRNQMRSLLMWVIIAVVIGYAFLIAFQPLMGILAAGILYFAFRYTNQGGDAMVPKLLINNADRQTAPFKDATGAHAGALLGDVRHDPFQSGGMGTPAHERVESGAIHEANKGVLFLDEINTLDVRSQQKLMTAIQEGEFSITGQSERSSGAMVQTEPVPCDFIMVAAGNMDAMENMHPALRSRIKGYGYEVYMEDTIDDTPEMRRKYARFVAQEVENDGRLPHFEPNAVSEIILEAKRRAGRKDSLTLELRNLGGLVRVAGDIAKSKGHEKTQREDVLEAKKRSRSIEQQVADDYIERRKDYELRATEKQAVGRVNGLAVMGGDSGIMMPVMAEVTPRQGEGGEIFATGKLQEIAQEAVENVSAIIKKYTGESIADKDIHIQFVQSYEGVEGDSASITVATAVISALEDIPIDQSLAMTGSLSVRGDVLPVGGVTHKIEAAAKAGCDKVIIPKANEQDVMIEDEYKDQIEIIPVSHLSEVLDVALVGEPEKDSLVTRLKSITGKALDKQVGPNSSPSPQ, encoded by the coding sequence ATGAGCAACGAGCCCCCGACAGACTCACCCCCCGAGAACGAGTACGGCAGTCACGGGAACGAACCCGACGAGCCTGCCGACCCCATCGGGGACCTCGAAGACCTCGGTAGCGAGGTCGACGTCGAGGGTGACGTCGAAATCGACGAGGACGCGGCGGAGGACGACCTCCTCGGCGGCCTCAAGGTCGACGACACCTCGGACATCAAGGTCCCGGATCGCCTGGTCGACCAAGTCATCGGTCAGGAGGACGCCCGCGACATCGTGCTGCGGGCGGCGAAACAGCACCGTCACGTGATGATGATCGGGTCGCCGGGAACGGGGAAGTCCATGCTGGCGAAGGCGATGAGCCAGCTCCTCCCGAAGGAGAACCTCCAGGACATCCTCGTCTACCACAACCCCGACGACTCGAACGAACCGAAGATCCGAACCGTCCCCGCGGGGAAGGGCGAACAGATCGTGGACGCCCACCGCGAGGAGTCCCGCAAGCGCAACCAGATGCGGTCGCTGTTGATGTGGGTCATCATCGCGGTCGTCATCGGGTACGCGTTCCTCATCGCGTTCCAGCCGCTGATGGGGATCCTCGCGGCGGGTATCCTCTACTTCGCGTTCCGGTACACGAACCAGGGCGGTGACGCGATGGTTCCGAAACTCCTCATCAACAACGCCGACCGCCAGACCGCGCCGTTCAAGGACGCGACCGGCGCGCACGCCGGCGCGCTCCTCGGCGACGTGCGTCACGACCCCTTCCAGTCCGGCGGAATGGGGACGCCCGCGCACGAACGCGTGGAGTCCGGCGCCATCCACGAGGCGAACAAGGGCGTGTTGTTCCTCGACGAGATCAACACGCTGGACGTTCGCAGCCAGCAGAAGCTGATGACGGCGATCCAGGAGGGCGAGTTCTCCATCACCGGGCAGTCCGAGCGCAGCTCGGGCGCGATGGTGCAGACCGAACCCGTCCCCTGTGACTTCATCATGGTCGCCGCGGGGAACATGGACGCGATGGAGAACATGCACCCCGCGCTCCGCTCCCGCATCAAGGGGTACGGGTACGAGGTGTACATGGAGGACACCATCGACGACACCCCGGAGATGCGGCGGAAGTACGCGCGGTTCGTCGCCCAGGAGGTCGAGAACGACGGCCGCCTCCCGCACTTCGAACCGAACGCGGTGAGCGAGATCATCCTCGAAGCGAAGCGCCGCGCCGGCCGGAAGGACAGCCTGACGCTCGAACTCCGGAACCTCGGCGGTCTCGTCCGCGTCGCGGGCGACATCGCGAAGTCGAAGGGCCACGAGAAGACCCAGCGCGAGGACGTCCTGGAGGCGAAGAAGCGCTCGCGCAGCATCGAACAGCAGGTCGCGGACGACTACATCGAGCGCCGGAAGGACTACGAACTCCGCGCCACGGAGAAGCAGGCGGTCGGCCGCGTCAACGGTCTCGCCGTCATGGGCGGCGACTCCGGTATCATGATGCCGGTCATGGCGGAAGTCACGCCCCGGCAGGGCGAGGGCGGCGAGATCTTCGCCACCGGTAAACTGCAGGAAATCGCCCAGGAAGCGGTGGAGAACGTCTCCGCCATCATCAAGAAGTACACGGGCGAGTCCATCGCGGACAAGGACATCCACATCCAGTTCGTGCAGTCCTACGAGGGCGTCGAGGGTGACTCCGCCTCGATTACGGTTGCGACCGCCGTCATCAGCGCGCTGGAGGACATCCCCATCGACCAGAGCCTCGCGATGACCGGCAGCCTCAGCGTCCGCGGGGACGTGCTGCCCGTCGGCGGCGTCACGCACAAGATAGAGGCCGCGGCGAAGGCCGGGTGTGACAAGGTCATCATCCCGAAGGCGAACGAACAGGACGTGATGATCGAGGACGAGTACAAGGATCAGATCGAAATCATCCCCGTCAGCCACCTCAGCGAGGTCTTGGACGTGGCGCTCGTCGGCGAACCCGAGAAGGATTCGCTCGTCACGCGCCTGAAGTCCATCACGGGGAAAGCACTCGACAAGCAGGTCGGGCCGAACAGCAGCCCGAGCCCGCAGTAA
- a CDS encoding APC family permease, whose translation MSDEFGLKESVSMALGGMIGGGIYAVLGVVAKIAMFATWFGFIAAGVVAVCAGYSYNTLNALGDQRGGSVSFVQEFVGNATLAGMIGWSLLFGYIGSMAMYAFAFAEFTIAFNAVPDSYAGFPLRPVISVLAVALFVVLNVAGARITGSAENVLVAAKVGILVAFGVWGLAYLGPVSPQSVSLGFSHLTGVTPLVAAAISFVAFQGWQLLFYDQERIGDPVDTIRRAVYISIPAAVAIYVMVAVVTTNLAPQAIQSHPHVALGDAASAMLGYFGLGSLGMIIISISALFSTGSAINATLFSSGHFAKGMLESDLLPDQIGDTDVDGVPDKTFLVLGAITAAFSAWGSLGAITSFASLAFIIVFGAMSVLAFRERDHDDVHPVPPAVGAVGAAAFAPVMFWNLYNREPNTFWMVLIVAVVVIGVELLYFERGELEDAVPVTLERAVERVEDGIGEGSE comes from the coding sequence ATGAGCGACGAGTTCGGCCTGAAGGAGAGCGTCTCGATGGCGCTCGGCGGCATGATCGGCGGCGGCATCTACGCCGTTCTCGGCGTCGTCGCGAAGATAGCGATGTTCGCCACCTGGTTCGGGTTCATCGCCGCCGGCGTCGTCGCCGTCTGCGCCGGCTACTCGTACAACACGCTCAACGCCCTCGGCGACCAGCGCGGCGGCTCCGTCTCGTTCGTCCAGGAGTTCGTCGGGAACGCCACGCTCGCGGGAATGATCGGGTGGTCGCTGCTGTTCGGCTACATCGGCTCCATGGCGATGTACGCGTTCGCGTTCGCCGAGTTCACCATCGCGTTCAACGCCGTCCCCGACAGTTACGCCGGGTTCCCGCTCCGCCCGGTCATCTCCGTGCTCGCCGTCGCGCTGTTCGTCGTGCTCAACGTCGCGGGCGCACGCATCACCGGCTCGGCCGAGAACGTCCTGGTCGCCGCGAAAGTCGGCATCCTCGTCGCGTTCGGCGTCTGGGGACTCGCCTACCTCGGACCCGTCTCCCCGCAGAGCGTGTCGCTCGGGTTCAGCCACCTCACGGGCGTCACCCCGCTGGTCGCGGCCGCCATCTCGTTCGTCGCGTTCCAGGGCTGGCAGCTCCTCTTCTACGACCAGGAGCGCATCGGCGACCCGGTCGACACCATCCGTCGCGCGGTCTACATCTCGATTCCGGCCGCGGTCGCCATCTACGTCATGGTCGCCGTGGTGACGACGAACCTGGCGCCGCAGGCCATCCAGAGCCATCCGCACGTCGCGCTCGGCGACGCGGCGTCCGCGATGCTCGGCTACTTCGGCCTCGGGTCGCTCGGCATGATCATCATCTCCATCTCCGCGCTGTTCTCCACCGGGAGCGCCATCAACGCCACCCTGTTCTCGAGCGGCCACTTCGCCAAGGGGATGCTGGAGTCCGACCTCCTCCCCGACCAGATCGGGGACACCGACGTCGACGGCGTCCCGGACAAGACGTTCCTCGTGCTCGGCGCTATCACCGCGGCGTTCAGCGCGTGGGGGAGTCTCGGCGCAATCACGTCGTTCGCGTCGCTCGCGTTCATCATCGTCTTCGGCGCGATGAGCGTCCTCGCGTTCCGGGAGCGCGACCACGACGACGTCCATCCCGTTCCGCCCGCGGTCGGCGCGGTCGGCGCGGCCGCGTTCGCGCCCGTGATGTTCTGGAACCTCTACAACCGCGAACCGAACACGTTCTGGATGGTGCTCATCGTCGCCGTCGTCGTCATCGGGGTCGAGCTCCTCTACTTCGAACGCGGCGAACTCGAAGACGCGGTTCCCGTGACGCTCGAACGCGCCGTGGAACGCGTCGAGGACGGAATCGGTGAGGGCTCCGAGTAG